The DNA segment CATGCCGTAGACGATGGAGGGCACGGCGGCCAGCAGTTCGATGGCCGTTCCCAGCGGGCGCTTGAGCCAGGCGGGGGACAGTTCGGTGAGGAAGAGCGCGATGCCGAAGCTCACGGGCACGGCGATAAGCAGCGCGATGATCGACGTGGCCAGCGTGCCGTAGATCATGACCAGGCCGCCGTAGTCGTTCTGCACCGGGTCCCAGACGCTGCGGCCGAGGAAGCTCACGCCGTACTTGTGGATGGACGGCCACGCGCCGATCACGAGCGAGACCAGGATGCCGATCAGGAGCGCCAGGGTCAGCATGGCAGCGCCCCGGGCGAGCCACGCGAAAATGCGGTCCGCCACCGCTCCGGAGAGCAGTGGCGCGCGGGACGGTGGAGTGGTTCGGGGAGCGCTGGCGCTGCGCTGCAGCGGCGTCGCGGGAGGTGCGGACATGGTGCTGGACACGGAGGGTGGCCTTTTCAGGTTTGCGGCCACCCCCGCCTGCGCGGCGGGGGTGGCCCGGGGACTTACTTCAGCGGGATGGCCTTGCCGGAAGCGTCCTTGATCTCATCCCAGGACTTGAGCACGACGGCCTTCACGCTGTCGGGCATGGGCACGTAGTCGAGATCGGCGGCGGTCTTGTCGCCGTTCTTGTAGGCCCAGTCGAAGAACTTCAGCGACGTGGCGGCCTGGGCGGGCTTGTCCTGGACCTTGTGCATCAGGATGAAGGTGGCGCCGGTGATGGGCCACGATTCCTTGCCCTTCTGGTTCGTCAGGATCTGGTAGAAGCTCTTGGACCAGTCGGCGCCGGCGGCAGCGGCCTTGAAGGCGGAATCGTCGGGCGAGACGAAGCTGCCTTCGGCGTTCTGCAGTTGCACGTAGGTCAGCTTGTTCTGCTTGACGTAGGCGTACTCGACGTACCCGATGGAGTTCGGCAGGCGGCCGACGAAGGCGGCGACGCCCTCGTTGCCCTTGCCGCCCGCGCCCGTGGGCCAGTTCACGGCCGTGCCTTCGCCCACCTTGGTCTTCCACTCCTCGTTCACCTTCGACAGGTAGTTCGTGAAGATGAAGCTGGTGCCGGAGCCGTCGGCACGGCGCACCGGGGCGATCTGCGCGTCCGGCAGGTTCACGCCGGGGTTGAGGGACTTGATGGCCGG comes from the Paracidovorax avenae ATCC 19860 genome and includes:
- the pstS gene encoding phosphate ABC transporter substrate-binding protein PstS, translated to MKLSVIRILVSGVVSAGAFSAAWAQQEATGAGASFPAPLYSKWAADYNKATGVKINYQSVGSGAGLRQIEAKTVDFGASDAPLKDEDLAKKGLVQFPTVIGGVVPVVNIKGIAPGQIKLSGQVLGDIYLGKVTNWTDPAIKSLNPGVNLPDAQIAPVRRADGSGTSFIFTNYLSKVNEEWKTKVGEGTAVNWPTGAGGKGNEGVAAFVGRLPNSIGYVEYAYVKQNKLTYVQLQNAEGSFVSPDDSAFKAAAAGADWSKSFYQILTNQKGKESWPITGATFILMHKVQDKPAQAATSLKFFDWAYKNGDKTAADLDYVPMPDSVKAVVLKSWDEIKDASGKAIPLK